A genomic window from Lycium barbarum isolate Lr01 chromosome 4, ASM1917538v2, whole genome shotgun sequence includes:
- the LOC132638432 gene encoding polygalacturonase-like: MANPVMSLILLFLSIVSIFLSSVSMADNAIFNVVQMGAKPNGKTDSTMSFLNAWKAACGSTKPATIIVPLGRYLVKQAHFRGKCNNKAITFRIDGTLLAPSNYNVIGNAGNYWLLFEGVDGVSIRGGNLDGRGAALWACKASSNNRPSGATNLAFVNSNNVAITGLTSLNSQMFHIVINGCNKVKVQAVKVLASGNSPNTDGIHVQLSSEVSILKTKIHTGDDCISIGPGTTNLWIQEIACGPGHGISIGSLGKDFKEAGVQNVTVKSVIFKNTQNGVRIKSLGRPSTGFVKNIIFQHTTMINVQNPIVIDQNYCPDNINCPGQVSGVKISDVTYGDIHGSSATEVAVKFDCSKGNPCKGIKLENVHLTYKNQLPAQASCDNVALTTSGLVQPDNCL, encoded by the exons ATGGCTAACCCCGTAATGTCTTTAATTCTTTTATTCCTTTCCATTGTTTCTATTTTCTTAAGTTCTGTATCCATGGCTGACAATGCGATATTCAATGTTGTACAAATGGGGGCAAAGCCAAATGGCAAGACTGATTCAACAATGTCTTTCTTAAATGCTTGGAAAGCAGCTTGTGGCTCTACAAAACCAGCCACTATTATTGTACCACTAGGAAGGTATTTGGTTAAACAAGCACATTTTAGAGGGAAGTGCAACAACAAAGCCATAACGTTTAGAATTGATGGCACCCTATTGGCTCCTTCAAATTATAATGTTATTGGAAATGCTGGAAATTATTGGCTTCTTTTTGAAGGTGTTGATGGAGTTTCAATTCGTGGTGGCAATCTTGATGGTCGTGGGGCTGCTTTGTGGGCTTGCAAAGCGTCAAGCAACAACCGCCCAAGTGGTGCCACG AATCTGGCGTTTGTCAACTCAAACAATGTAGCAATAACTGGGCTAACTTCATTGAATAGTCAAATGTTTCATATTGTCATCAATGGTTGCAACAAAGTGAAGGTGCAGGCTGTTAAAGTATTGGCATCTGGAAACAGTCCAAATACCGATGGCATTCATGTTCAGTTATCATCTGAGGTCTCCATATTGAAAACTAAAATCCATACAGGAGATGATTGCATCTCAATTGGTCCTGGCACCACAAATTTGTGGATCCAAGAAATTGCTTGTGGCCCTGGCCATGGAATTAG CATTGGAAGTTTAGGAAAGGATTTTAAAGAAGCTGGTGTGCAAAATGTGACAGTTAAATCAGTTATATTCAAGAACACACAAAATGGCGTGAGGATTAAATCATTGGGCAGACCTAGTACTGGCTTTGTCAAGAATATAATTTTCCAGCACACTACCATGATTAATGTTCAAAATCCAATCGTTATCGATCAAAATTACTGCCCTGATAATATAAATTGTCCTGGCCAG GTTTCTGGTGTGAAAATAAGTGATGTTACGTACGGAGATATCCATGGAAGCTCAGCAACAGAAGTTGCAGTGAAATTTGATTGTAGTAAGGGAAATCCATGCAAAGGAATAAAATTGGAAAATGTACATTTGACTTATAAGAATCAATTACCAGCTCAAGCATCATGTGATAATGTTGCACTAACAACTTCTGGATTAGTTCAACCTGACAATTGTTTGTAA